From the genome of Dehalococcoidia bacterium, one region includes:
- a CDS encoding Coenzyme F420 hydrogenase/dehydrogenase, beta subunit C-terminal domain, giving the protein MATDAIIEVSEGKLIEGINNLFGELLKKGLVDALLIPHELPSGANVVQTLITSPEKIKSINPLAPVLPINSARIVSAMTKVASSAKKIGVVLRPCELRALIELVKLKQASLENLVLIGMDCFGTYSVCDYGKFAKEGPSPTQRFLDNAKSGKDDPLLREACQICEYSVPINADLTIGLIGMDLNKGFLLHAATKEGERILEGLGVKAGSIQGRQEAIDKLVAQRIKRRDEVFARTIEQTHGLDKLLPVFAPCINCHNCRDACPICYCKECFFDSPTFELEADKYLGRASKRGALRMPTDTLFFHLTRLNHMGVSCVGCGLCQEACPNDVPVFDIFRLVGSRLQKVFDYVPGRSLEEELPLTTFKANELEEVGH; this is encoded by the coding sequence ATGGCAACGGACGCCATCATTGAAGTCAGCGAGGGTAAATTAATAGAGGGTATCAATAACCTATTCGGTGAATTACTGAAGAAGGGATTAGTTGATGCGTTGCTCATTCCCCATGAACTTCCCTCAGGTGCTAACGTGGTGCAAACCCTGATCACCAGCCCTGAGAAAATTAAATCAATAAACCCGCTGGCTCCGGTGTTGCCGATCAACTCGGCGCGCATCGTGTCCGCGATGACCAAGGTGGCTTCAAGTGCAAAGAAAATAGGCGTCGTCTTGAGACCTTGCGAACTCAGGGCGCTGATAGAACTGGTGAAACTGAAGCAGGCCTCATTGGAGAATCTGGTCTTGATAGGAATGGATTGCTTTGGCACCTACTCCGTATGCGACTACGGTAAATTTGCTAAGGAAGGCCCATCACCCACCCAGCGATTCTTGGACAACGCCAAGTCAGGGAAAGACGATCCTCTCCTCAGAGAGGCTTGCCAGATCTGCGAGTATTCCGTTCCAATCAATGCGGACCTGACTATTGGCTTGATCGGTATGGATTTGAACAAGGGATTCCTCCTTCATGCCGCCACGAAAGAAGGGGAGAGAATATTGGAAGGGCTGGGAGTAAAAGCTGGCAGCATTCAGGGGAGGCAGGAAGCGATCGACAAGTTGGTTGCTCAAAGGATCAAAAGGAGAGATGAAGTTTTTGCGCGTACCATTGAGCAGACTCATGGACTGGATAAACTGCTCCCCGTTTTCGCTCCCTGCATCAATTGCCACAATTGCCGGGATGCTTGCCCCATTTGCTATTGTAAGGAGTGTTTCTTCGATTCTCCGACCTTTGAGCTGGAGGCCGATAAGTATCTGGGAAGGGCTTCAAAGAGAGGGGCTTTAAGGATGCCGACCGATACCCTCTTTTTCCATTTGACCAGGCTTAATCATATGGGCGTCTCATGCGTAGGGTGCGGCCTGTGCCAGGAGGCCTGCCCCAATGATGTGCCGGTATTTGATATCTTCCGCCTGGTCGGATCCAGGCTGCAGAAAGTCTTCGATTATGTCCCTGGGCGGAGCCTGGAAGAGGAACTGCCC
- a CDS encoding hydrogenase iron-sulfur subunit, with protein sequence MDSEFEPSIVGFFCNWCTSTAADLAGTTRLEYPPNIRPIRVMCSGMVDPVYILRALLEGADAVILGGCEPGDCHYVSGNYKARRRMTALKTVLDTLGLENDRVWVRWIGASEAPKFARTMNEITAEIKKKGPSPLKECWST encoded by the coding sequence GTGGATAGCGAGTTTGAGCCTAGCATAGTTGGTTTCTTTTGCAACTGGTGTACGTCTACCGCGGCTGACCTAGCCGGCACTACAAGGCTGGAATATCCCCCTAATATCCGTCCCATCCGGGTGATGTGCAGCGGCATGGTCGACCCTGTCTATATCCTCCGAGCCTTGCTGGAGGGAGCCGATGCGGTCATCTTGGGCGGATGTGAGCCGGGTGATTGCCATTACGTATCAGGCAACTATAAGGCAAGAAGAAGGATGACCGCACTGAAGACTGTCCTGGACACTCTGGGATTGGAGAATGATCGGGTCTGGGTCAGATGGATCGGCGCTTCCGAGGCGCCGAAGTTTGCCAGGACGATGAATGAGATCACGGCTGAGATCAAGAAGAAAGGACCCAGCCCATTGAAAGAGTGCTGGTCTACTTAA
- a CDS encoding FAD-dependent oxidoreductase — MEGKILVIGAGIGGLKASLDLAESGFKVYLCDRSPDIGGTLVQLDKWFPDNHCGMCKVLPTFGRDFSSQYCLRKGLIHPNIELLPLTEVMKVEGTAGDFSVSLRNKPSGVRKDLCIGCGLCTQVCPVEVADEFNEGLGKRKAIYVRRPLLGSNNYVIDWDNCSRCEACVKKCPVDAINLSKEDKVRELKVGAVIVSSGFEEFDTTSLAQYGHKRYPNVVTSIELERLLSASGPSQGKLVRPSDGKIPQSIAFLQCVGSRCRERDYCSSACCMYALKEAMMAKEKNPQLDAHIFFMDMRTFGKGYYRYYLEARSKYGVNFSRCRIPVVKGDPRTGDLYFTSEADDGSLQKRQFEMVVLSIGQSPSNQFGELSRVLGIESNKWGFCRTSEFSPTATTKEGIYVCGSASGPKDIADSLIGAGAAACQASKLLSSCRGEVAVSQSYPADTSEEEPRTAIFICRCGEEVGSIVDIDKLVASSRDLTSVVACDEVPYLCRKEALEGLNQKIEEYKADRVVLAGCSLLRGATGEIKTPYVQIVNLREDICWVHKGNKPLATEKAKSMLAMASEKIRLEQAMPLVGSPVNHKALVIGGGLAGLVSAASIVEQGFEVHMVEKSGELGGNLQHIYSTLGGNDPQALLKDLMGKTESNPMLHLYKETEVLGITGYAGGFTVTLKNKDAELSPVEVGAIIIATGGHEYQPNEYSYGQSANVFTQSELEKRLASGDLDPKRLNSVVMIQCVGSMDADRSYCSRICCSQALRNALNLKQKNPGLQISILYREMMSYGFSEEYYTRAREQGVLFSRYEADEKPEVREEGNGLKVQVRDPVLGGQLAFKADLVVLSPAILPEDNKSLAGMLDLELTQDGFFEEAEVKFRPVDFAREGIFACGLALSPRNIGETIAQAQAAAQRAVSLLRREKLESGRIVSAVNARRCAGCEICIQVCPYGARFKDVEKRVVVVREALCQGCGACAAACPSGATTLRGFTSKQALSMTDVAA, encoded by the coding sequence ACCCTGGTGCAGTTGGATAAGTGGTTCCCCGATAACCACTGTGGCATGTGCAAGGTGCTGCCTACCTTTGGCCGGGACTTCTCTTCCCAATACTGCCTTAGGAAGGGTTTGATCCATCCCAATATTGAACTCCTGCCTCTGACTGAAGTGATGAAGGTGGAAGGGACAGCAGGTGATTTCTCAGTCTCCCTGAGGAATAAGCCATCAGGAGTGAGAAAGGACTTGTGCATTGGCTGCGGGCTTTGCACCCAGGTCTGCCCTGTAGAGGTCGCTGATGAGTTCAATGAAGGGTTGGGGAAGCGAAAGGCTATTTATGTTCGCCGTCCATTGCTCGGGTCCAACAATTATGTCATTGATTGGGATAACTGCAGCCGGTGCGAAGCCTGCGTTAAAAAATGCCCGGTTGACGCTATAAACCTTTCCAAAGAGGATAAAGTCAGAGAGTTGAAGGTGGGCGCTGTTATTGTATCCTCGGGCTTTGAGGAATTTGATACAACGTCTCTGGCTCAGTATGGGCACAAGCGTTATCCGAATGTCGTAACCAGTATCGAGTTGGAGAGATTGCTGAGCGCCTCAGGTCCGTCACAAGGGAAGCTGGTTCGTCCTTCCGATGGCAAGATTCCTCAATCGATCGCCTTCCTGCAATGCGTGGGCTCAAGATGCAGGGAGCGCGATTACTGTTCTTCGGCCTGTTGCATGTACGCTTTGAAGGAAGCCATGATGGCTAAGGAGAAAAATCCTCAGCTTGATGCGCATATCTTTTTCATGGATATGCGGACTTTTGGCAAAGGGTACTATCGGTATTATCTGGAGGCAAGGTCGAAGTATGGGGTCAACTTCAGCCGTTGCCGTATTCCCGTGGTTAAGGGTGATCCCCGAACCGGCGACTTGTATTTCACGTCGGAAGCGGACGATGGAAGCCTGCAAAAGAGGCAATTCGAGATGGTGGTCCTCTCCATTGGGCAGTCCCCCTCCAATCAATTCGGGGAGCTCAGCCGGGTACTCGGTATCGAATCGAACAAATGGGGTTTTTGCCGGACCAGCGAATTCTCTCCGACGGCAACTACAAAAGAGGGAATATATGTTTGCGGCTCCGCCTCCGGGCCAAAGGATATTGCGGATAGCCTGATCGGGGCCGGTGCTGCAGCTTGCCAAGCCTCCAAACTGCTTTCCTCCTGCCGAGGCGAGGTTGCCGTTTCCCAAAGCTATCCGGCGGATACTTCAGAAGAGGAACCCAGAACGGCGATCTTCATTTGTCGCTGTGGGGAGGAAGTTGGCTCGATAGTTGATATCGATAAGCTCGTTGCCTCAAGCCGGGACCTGACCAGCGTAGTCGCTTGCGACGAAGTGCCGTATCTTTGTCGAAAAGAAGCCCTGGAAGGGTTGAACCAAAAGATCGAGGAGTATAAGGCCGACCGGGTGGTTTTGGCCGGGTGTTCTCTGCTCCGTGGGGCTACAGGGGAGATAAAAACCCCTTATGTCCAAATTGTGAATCTTCGGGAAGACATTTGCTGGGTCCACAAAGGCAACAAACCTCTGGCTACTGAAAAGGCAAAGAGCATGCTGGCGATGGCCTCAGAAAAGATACGGCTGGAACAGGCCATGCCTCTTGTCGGGAGTCCGGTGAACCACAAAGCTTTGGTTATCGGCGGCGGGCTTGCCGGGCTGGTTTCGGCGGCATCCATCGTTGAGCAGGGCTTTGAAGTTCACATGGTGGAGAAGTCAGGCGAGCTGGGGGGCAATCTGCAGCATATCTACTCTACTCTGGGAGGCAATGATCCGCAGGCCTTGCTGAAAGATCTGATGGGAAAAACCGAGTCCAACCCCATGCTTCACCTGTACAAGGAAACCGAGGTTCTCGGGATCACCGGCTATGCTGGGGGGTTTACGGTAACACTGAAAAACAAAGATGCAGAGCTTTCACCCGTCGAGGTGGGGGCGATTATTATAGCCACCGGCGGCCACGAATATCAGCCAAACGAGTATTCATACGGGCAGAGCGCTAATGTCTTTACCCAAAGTGAGTTGGAGAAGAGACTTGCCTCGGGCGATCTCGATCCCAAGCGCCTGAACTCGGTGGTGATGATTCAATGTGTGGGGTCAATGGATGCCGACAGGTCTTACTGCAGCCGGATTTGTTGCAGTCAGGCTTTGAGAAATGCCTTGAATCTGAAGCAGAAGAACCCGGGCCTGCAGATTTCGATTCTGTATCGAGAGATGATGAGCTACGGTTTCTCAGAGGAATATTATACCCGAGCCAGAGAGCAGGGAGTCTTGTTCAGTCGCTACGAAGCGGATGAAAAGCCGGAGGTCAGAGAGGAAGGGAATGGCCTGAAAGTTCAAGTCCGGGATCCGGTGTTGGGAGGGCAGTTGGCGTTCAAGGCTGATCTGGTCGTACTCAGTCCGGCGATCCTTCCCGAGGACAATAAGAGTCTGGCGGGGATGTTGGATTTAGAGCTGACGCAAGATGGGTTCTTTGAAGAGGCTGAGGTCAAGTTCCGTCCGGTGGATTTTGCCAGAGAAGGTATCTTTGCCTGTGGCCTGGCGCTCTCTCCGCGAAACATAGGGGAAACCATAGCCCAGGCGCAGGCCGCTGCCCAAAGAGCGGTATCTTTGCTCAGAAGGGAAAAACTTGAATCGGGGAGGATTGTCTCCGCGGTGAATGCAAGACGATGCGCCGGATGCGAGATTTGCATCCAGGTGTGCCCTTACGGAGCCAGGTTCAAGGATGTGGAAAAGCGCGTGGTGGTAGTGAGGGAGGCTTTGTGTCAGGGTTGCGGGGCTTGTGCTGCAGCCTGCCCCAGCGGGGCGACAACTCTGAGAGGATTTACCTCAAAGCAGGCCTTGTCCATGACGGATGTGGCCGCGTGA